ATGATTTCGGCGAAGCTGTGTGATATATACTGTCAGAAGTTGAATAGGTGGGAAGGAGTGCGATTGAAAACTCACATGACTACCAAAGCTGTAGAAGCGATCACCGCATAAATACCACCACCGATAACATTATCCATGACCACGGGTAAAGCCTCGTTGACAATCATATTACCGAGAATCAGAGTAGTCAGAAGTAGATGCGAGTCCTTCCTGCAACAGTGAATAGTCCATCAAATAGTGTCAGCTTATCACATTCACTCAGGTAAAGAAGAGGTTCGATGCTGTTATAAGGGATCGTGACTCACCTAACGGGTAGAATCTTCATAGCGTATTTCTGCTGTTTGGGTGTACCGGATATGGATAATACTTGTAACTGAGTAGGATCGACAGAGAAGTATCTAAGTGGGTATCCAATAGAGAATTAGCCATTCATGCAATAAGCAATATAATATGCTGTCTTTGTGACACTCTCTAAGGAAAGGTTGATCACACGACGACTACCACCAATAGAAAAAAACTTATCGCTCACCCTAAGGTTAATCCTGCAAACATCCCACTCAAAGCCACCAAAACAGGTATCATACAAGCTTCCACTATTTCCCCTGTACTCAATTCCCTCTTACCCATCATGTGCATGTGCATCGTATCGGGGTCGGTGAAGTGGgataaagaggatgaagcgtAGTCGAGTATATATTTGAGGAATGACAGAATTGGTGTTCTCCTCTTACTTGATCGGATCATCGCGTCGGGTTGGTAAGTCGAGTCATATGATGTGTATTCGTCTTTACCCATTCCAAGTGAAGATGTCGGAGAGGCAGAAGCTGTAGAAGCGAATAGGATGATTCCTAACAGGAGGACTGTGATAGTCATATTCGCCGCTCCACTTCTGATCCTGAATGGCCATTTCGATCTGGGTTGACCAGTACCGTCTTCAAGGGATGAGGTGCACTTGGTCTCTGcttcctcaccctcactctCGCAAGGGAGGTGAGGAAGACCGGGTTCGTtattcaatccatcttcattgttattgttatGTTTGTTCCACTTAGTACGACCGAACGGTCGTATATCAGGTGGCGGGGGAGGTTCGGTGTTGGTATCTTCGATCATCCGATTGGGTTTTGGAGGGAGCGTGTCTCTTTGTTTGTTATTGAGATGAGCAATGCTAAGTAGCAATGAGAATGTAGCTTATTGCTGTATTATGCTTTGCAAGTGTTTagttgaagagagggatgtaCAGTGATCTATATGATAGTTCGTTAGTTTGGTTGTTTGATCGGGCGGGTTGGGTGAGTTCCATTTTTAGAAACTAAACATTGCCAAGTGAGTCGCATTCTATTTTAGGAAATTGCCTGGGTTATGACGATTTTCACCACTCACTAAGCGGTGGATTATCCCGAATGCGGGTTGGTGATGCACAGCACCATGATGCACATTCAGTATGGACAGAGCTGTGGATGTATATTCTGGTAGCAGACTAATGTATCGCAGAGAGCTCTGAGCTAATGATTTTATAGTGCATaaatgataatgataatgatgatgatagatgatgtgTAATATATAATGCTTGAATGAATATGTCAAAATGCTAGATGAACGACTGATCTACTACATATATGAAATCTAACTCTAAGATGGTCTACTGAGATATTGATATTCTACTGAACCTCACTCAAAAGGTCTCTCCAACCCTCTTGTAATCCCTCTCTAACCTTATAATCCTTTCCATCCAACCAATCATCcactatcttcctctcgtcCTCTTCCGATGCATTTATATTGTCTAATATATccactttccctttaccttccaaACACAGTACCGGCCATCCAACAATGATCATACCCGGTGGTCtctcatccaacttcttcagCGACTCCTCAATCCTATCCAACCTACTCATTATAATCCTTTGATCAGGCGACGAAGCCCTCTCTATTATACCTATAGGTGAATAACCCGGATACCTATctccatcccttccttccgCGTTGGGCGAAGAGAGAGTTAACGTTTCTATAATTTGATTTATCCTCGCTACTCCCATAAGTAAGATGAGGGATCTAGATTTGACATAACCAGGTAATTTCACTGCCTTCCCTTGTCTTCCTACTCCCGTACACAACACCAACGATTCCGATACGCCCCGTTGAGTTACTGgtatattcatcatcaacggTCCAGCCAACGCAGATGATATACCGGGAATGACAGTCGATTCAAATCCATTTTCACGGAAATACAacacttcttctccacctcttccatacACAAATGGATCACCCTGTTTGAGTCTTACTACTATTTCCCCCTTTTGAGCTCCAGCTAAAGCCAATTCCATCATTTCATTTTGAGCCCCTTCAGCGTTACCTGGGAACTTCTTGGCGATGTGTAATTTCGTTGTAGAAGGTATCAGAGCTAGAATCTCTGATGGTACTAATTTATCGGATAAGATCAACGTTGCTGTTTTCAAGGCGTGATGAGCTGCGACGGTCAATAGTCCTGGATGTCCAGGTCCACTACCTATCAAGAGGATCTTTCCTTGGCCGTTCTTGTTTCGATGACCAGATTGGTGATGACGTAGGGTGATGTCCTGAGACGAGGTCGACCATAGTTCCAATGCTTGATCcagatcttcctctttcagtCTAGCGAGGTGTTCGAAGGAGTAATACTCTGACATCTGATGgacccatctcatccttcgTAATTGctgttcttcctcacttAACCCTTCTACTCCTCCGTCAGGAATTATCGATAATTTCTCTGTGGATCCGACTCTGGACAGAGATGGAGTATGTAGTTGAGggacaggtgagttgagcgGTATATCATGattttgttcttcctcttcagaaAGTTTAGGTGATGATTTGGCTTTCGATCGTAATTTCCCCACATTATCTACGGCTGCGCCAACATTTGATGGTAATCTAGTTATAATTTCccttttgatccttcctGCCAGTCTGCATCCTTGCCCATTCGTAGTCACCGCTACTTGAAGGTTGGAAGGTACCCCGTTCTGTCCAACAAATCGGTGTACTGATGGGAATGTATAGGTAGAGTAGAGAGGTTGATCGGAGATGTTGATGGGGATTCGGAGTGATGAACAGCTTTGATAAATAGTTTTGGCAGATGAAGGGGATCGACGAGACTGAGATCCGATTAGGGTATCCGTTACGCACACTAAGGAAACTTTcaagttggaaaagagggaCGACCAATCTTCAGCAGTGTCGCTTTCTAACTGCCGATATTCCACTCGACCGGCCTGTGCTAGCTGTTTCAGTTCGGGAGATGCGTCTGAGATCAATACTtgagaagtgatgatgactttGGCACCTGCTTCTAAGAAAGTGGTAGCTCTTGTAGCTGCGAGACGATTGGAGCCGATCACTAAGACAGATAGATTTCGAGGATGGAATGTGAGGGGAAGAGCGGCGGGAGGGGTGATAGAGGTAGACAGGGCGTCGGATTCGACCTGTTCAGAGTCAGACTGTACGGTAAGGGAGGTAGTTGAAGTTGGCTTAGGGGAAGTGAGAGAActttgagtttgagatgtAGACCATTCAAGGTAGGCGATTTGGTTGGCCGTATCCCTCATGAGGGCTTGAGCGATGAATCGACCCAGGAAAACAcagatggtgaaggggaCGACCACCCAAGTACTGGATAAGGCAAAAAAGGTCAGCCAAGGTCCAGGAGAATGAAGTAAAGAGTAAGATGAGCAAACATACCCCTAAATTGCAGGAAAACGGCAATCGCAAATCATTCGATCAGCTCATTCCCAGCCATCGATTAGAACTGACTGATGGGTAGACTCACGTTCGTAGCTACCCATACCGTCCAGAATGTGAATCTATCATTATGCCCCACCATACACCAATCACAGAAGTATTCTATCACCCCATCCTCAATACATCAGCATTTCCGATAGACACGAAGAGAGGCTGAATCGGcctactcaccttgtaagAAATACAGAGCCGTCTTGCTCAGCGTCATCAACGCTCCAGCGAATCCCACGAGCGGAGCATGCGCATGGTAATGATGAGCTGGATTTGGTGTCTTATTAGAAGATCTAGGTGAGGTATGGCGGAGATAGAGGTATTCGATGGCCAAGAACACTTCGATCACATTCATCAGAGCTGATTGAAacattgtcagctgaaaTTTTGAATAAAATTTGGTGGAACGATTAGTTGGCTGAGTGACTGACCTTGAGCATTGGTAAATCCGTCGTTGGCATCTAATCCTGGTTGACCATATAGGTAATCGacctatcatatcatgtGTAAGCTACTTGCTTCACGTCCTATGCAATGAATCTAACTCACCATACTGTAAGGTACCATGCTACACAGGACTATATATGAGCTACTGACCTCTTATTGTGAGAGGGTTAACTCACTTGTAAGGTGCCCATATCCAAGCTAAATCACCTGTACCGAAACTCCTCGGACGTAAGAAGCAGTAAGCAGCATCTGGGTATATCCATCATTGtcagcttccttctccctGGCCAAAGTAGATGAGGCAGACGAGACAGCTCACCCCATGATACGATCACTATCGAGAATGCCATCCACCAAGATACCCACAGAGGGGGTCGTTGATCTTTGAGCTGCATCTTGATGGGAGATTCAAAGCAGACCGAAGGAGGAGAGACAGAGAGTGACCGAAAGTGAGTTGACCGAATCActctgatactgatattatAGAAGTATACTGTGGGCTACAAATGTTGAAGGTAAATGTGTGGTGTATTGGCCACTTGCCATCAACAACACTCTCCTTATCttccaaaaaaaaaacactTCCTCCACCTGGTCATCCGATGATTAGGATTGGTCCAAGAGGGTGGATTCCGAATCTTGATGATTACAATCGATTGCGTGAGGAGTATCGGGGTCTCCACATCAATTAGGAATACTCCTAATCTCATTTACGAATTCACAAACAACGCCAACACGTGATCTGGGTGATTTTCGTGTATGCTCCTGATTAGAACAGCCATTACGATCCAGGTCTGAGATCGATTAGGATCAATTTGTAATGAGTTACTTGTGAAGTTTGTATTCACCCTTTCGGACCCGAatcatctgatatctcacACACCTGGGAGGAGGCTAGGGAAAAGTTGGAGTTTGGTCATGAATGATGTCTCTTGCTCAACGACGATTGCGAACATTACTGGATATATCACTTCTTTGCGGGAGACGGTGTGCGACGGACTCAATGATTATAACACAATTATGATTCACCCATAACGAATGGCAGTACATACTGTAGATAGacgattgaaagatcaacaacaCCAAACATCCTTACGATCCGCAGTTTCAAACGCAGTTTTAGCTGTTCAACAAATATGGTAGGAAACAACCATAACGATTACATACCACTGGCCACATCGCCTtcaggagcaggtgaagagggtgtAGATGAACAGAAGGAACGTATACtgcgaaggtgagttgtatcTCACCTTATCTCAACCAAACCCTGTTCACTCAGTTTCCCACCAACCAACTCAATGCATTGACTTGTTCTCCATTATAGGTCACATAAAAACCTACCATTCCCTTTAAACCACCTTCCCAACTCGATACGATCCAGACATCGTCTCCTCTTCTTACTTCTACCTATcccactcatcatcattctcctATCTCTTGGTCGACACTTCTTCGGCacaacctcctcatcttctccctccgGTGGTTTAGATCTACAAATCGGTGAAAATCCGTATTTCTACACTGGTGACGTATGGAAACACAACGACGAAGTCATCGCTCGACTATCCCACTGTCGGGAATCAGGCATACTTCGAAATACGTCTTTACCATTCACCGAAAATGAGAAATTATcgcaagaagaagaagatgaattgatccTTCAAGGATGCGGTACCAACCAAACTACTGTTCTCATTTTAAGTTCCCTTTGGTTCGCAGAAGCGTTCGCAGGAACGAGTACAGCCGGAGAGACGATCTATGCTCAAAGTGTTATCTCAACGTTGAATGCGTATAATTATTCATACGTGTTTACAAGTTTGGGATGGTATAATGCCGATATGCGTAAGACTGTAGAACTTTGGAATACCCTCAAAGATAATGTTAGGATAGTTTTGGCCGATCCGGATCAAGTCAATGTTTGTTATACCCACTCTGATCAGAGGTGTttgaagacgaaggagaaCATTGAGGGGATACCGGCTTGGAAAATCATGAGTTTCTGGTATTGGGATGAGTAAGTTGAATGTTCTTCCGGCTGGTATGGTATATTTGTTGTGATTTACTTTCTATCTTGGTAGTATCTCTGTGGAGCTGACTTGGTTTTGACTTATGCACTTAACATAGCCCTGCAAACCCCCTAGGAACCCAATTCACTCTCTCCCCCTCACCGCGGAACGACAACTACTTCCTCTCCTATTCTATCGAACCAACTTGTCGACGACTCCCTTCCCTACCTACATCGCACCGACATGATCCACCGCAGGCATACCTATTAGCTAAACAAATGCATTACCTCGAAAACTCAACCGCATTCTCATGGACGTTAGAAACGCTCGTAGGATTACAGGATACATATGGGATCACAGTGGTAGGAGGAatgacggatgatgatgagatcacGTCGAAGAGGGTGAAAGAGTTAGGTATAAAGAATATGGGTAAATTACCTAAACTTGATTTTTACCAGGAGTTAAGCAAGTCGTTCGTTTTTGTTGGTGTGGGTAGACCGAGGATTAGTCCTAGTCCTTGGGATGCACTTTGTATGGGAGTACCGGTGAGTGATAGAGTAACAGTACATGAATACAGATGCAAAGCACTGAGCTGATCTGCGTTTTGTGAAATTGTCTAGTTTATAAATCCGATTTTGActtgggatgaagaagatccacAGAATAGAACGAAATGGCATGCTCAACAATGGCATATGACGGATCTTGAGCCGTAAGTGGCACACATCGTCTTTCTTTTTGTTGGCAGTAATCAGTCCCCATGTTTGGTACGACTTGAAGCTTCTACTGATGCCTTTATACCCATTCCGTGTGATAGTCCTTATGTCTACTCGGTACACGCCCATGATCTATCCGGATTGAGCGAAGCGGTCGGTCTAGCACTGCAGAACCCTATAGAAAGTTATATACCGGATTACATGCGATTCGATTTCGCCTGTCATCGTATGGCGGATCTTGTAGAGTCTGATTGGAGGAGTATAGCGGAGAGGATACTGCAAGAGAGGGTGGAGAGTGGAGAAGGTCAGGTGAGTTGTGTCTCTTCGAAATGATAGCATGGCTAGAGGGTTATGGATATGTTTTACTGATGAGGGTCTTATGATATTCCAGTTGTTCATTCTGTAGGATCGATCAACAAAAAGACAAAATGGACGAGACAAGGCGACATTATGTGATGGAATAGATGAGTCAACGGAATCATTAGATATCATCTTGGTTGAATATTCTTGTTTTTCGTTTTTGTTTTATTATCATATATTAGATATTGTACGGATGTCATCGGTTCTTGGTCATTTGGGTATCGGAAAGTTAGGTTTAATGGGTTTTGTTTTCATCACATGTTGTACTATCATACTATAcgtatatgtatatctttCCCAACACTGCAAATCTCCCTTCATGGTGAATAAAGATGCAACCATCACATTGTCTTGTCATCTATGTACATGTTATAAAATGCTGATACCTATCTATCTTATCAAACGTAACATCCTATTCGCGAACTTATCAAGATAAAGTCAATACCTCTCTCAAAgttttcttctccacctcaGTCAAACTATCAATCATCTGATGGATATTACTACTTTCATTCATATAGGCTTGTCGAAGTATCTCCGTTAGGTGTTGCTGTGCATGACCCCGATCAATCAGCCTCATTTCAGATCTACCAGGATGATAAAGAAAAAAATAATTATGACTCACTCCCATATCGATTTGGGCCAATGGGTCAGATTTCAaatcctcatcgtcatcctgAGCATCATTCTCATTACCGCCTTTATCATCCA
The nucleotide sequence above comes from Kwoniella europaea PYCC6329 chromosome 1, complete sequence. Encoded proteins:
- a CDS encoding uroporphyrinogen-III C-methyltransferase, which gives rise to MQLKDQRPPLWVSWWMAFSIVIVSWDAAYCFLRPRSFGTGDLAWIWAPYNMVPYSMVDYLYGQPGLDANDGFTNAQALMNVIEVFLAIEYLYLRHTSPRSSNKTPNPAHHYHAHAPLVGFAGALMTLSKTALYFLQEYFCDWCMVGHNDRFTFWTVWVATNGYVCSSYSLLHSPGPWLTFFALSSTWVVVPFTICVFLGRFIAQALMRDTANQIAYLEWSTSQTQSSLTSPKPTSTTSLTVQSDSEQVESDALSTSITPPAALPLTFHPRNLSVLVIGSNRLAATRATTFLEAGAKVIITSQVLISDASPELKQLAQAGRVEYRQLESDTAEDWSSLFSNLKVSLVCVTDTLIGSQSRRSPSSAKTIYQSCSSLRIPINISDQPLYSTYTFPSVHRFVGQNGVPSNLQVAVTTNGQGCRLAGRIKREIITRLPSNVGAAVDNVGKLRSKAKSSPKLSEEEEQNHDIPLNSPVPQLHTPSLSRVGSTEKLSIIPDGGVEGLSEEEQQLRRMRWVHQMSEYYSFEHLARLKEEDLDQALELWSTSSQDITLRHHQSGHRNKNGQGKILLIGSGPGHPGLLTVAAHHALKTATLILSDKLVPSEILALIPSTTKLHIAKKFPGNAEGAQNEMMELALAGAQKGEIVVRLKQGDPFVYGRGGEEVLYFRENGFESTVIPGISSALAGPLMMNIPVTQRGVSESLVLCTGVGRQGKAVKLPGYVKSRSLILLMGVARINQIIETLTLSSPNAEGRDGDRYPGYSPIGIIERASSPDQRIIMSRLDRIEESLKKLDERPPGMIIVGWPVLCLEGKGKVDILDNINASEEDERKIVDDWLDGKDYKVREGLQEGWRDLLSEVQ